Part of the Gramella sp. Hel_I_59 genome, CCCATGTAAAAGGCTCTTGCGGTTCTAATTTTATTGCTTTAATTTGCATTAAAAGCTCAGCGGTCTTTTTTGCTGTTTCCTTATTCAAAATCATAGATACAAATGTATAAAGTTTTTGTGAATGATATCCCCATAATAATTTCTACGAGAAAGGATTTTGGAGGAAACTATAAGAACTATCGATTAAAAACAGTTCGTCTTAAAAAAATAGTCCGGAAGATCCTGGATGGCAGACTCACCCACGTAAATCTTTATAATAAGGATGAAACCAAATTGCTGGATCTTCTTCTGAAGAAAATGAAGGTAGTTACTGCTGCTGGCGGAATGGTGATCAATTCAAAGGAAGAAATCCTATTTATCTATCGCAATCATCGTTGGGACCTTCCGAAGGGGAAAACAGAAAAGGATGAAAGTATAGAGGATTCCGCGATTCGTGAGGTAGAGGAGGAGACCGGAGTTCAGGGGCTCGAGATCAAGCGTTTTATTACAAGGACCTTTCACATATTCAAAAGGAATGGCAAACTTCGCCTGAAGGAAACTTACTGGTACGAAATGTATACTGAATATGAAGGTGACCTGGTGCCGGAAGCTAAAGAAGGGATTAAAAAAGCTAAATGGAAGAATTATGAGAAGACCCAGAAGGCACTCACAAAATCCTACGCGAATATTTTAATGCTTTTTCCTGAACGTTATTTAGCGGGGCAATCTAAAGATAGGATAGCGTAAATGTGCTTCTTCATAATTTGAAGATTGCTTATGCAGCCAATCCAGTTGCGCATACCAGTTATTTCTGAAATCTGCATCCTCCCTTTTCTTTTGATCGAATTCCTTCTGAAGCTCAGCATCGCTGTCAAGCAATTCTTTCGCTTTATCTTCGAAAACATAAGGAGAAAAGCCTTCTTTCTGCTGAAGAACGGTATCAAAGAAATTCCAGTTGAAGAAGGAATCTGTCGCAGATGGTTCCAGAGTTTCTAGAAGATATCGCGCTCCATCCTGAAAAGTAGTTACCAGGAAATCACCTTTTCTAAATCGGACTTCCTCCGTTGTCTTACTCACTTTTGTATTTTGATGTGGGTAGTGACCTTCATACGGATTCTTTGAAGTATCGTAGTCTTCTATTTTATAGACTTCAACCTGGATCAGCGTATCACGATCGAGCGGTTCCATCTTAATATTATTCATTTTCAGGCGGTCCACAACCTGCCACCAACCTTGCGGAATTACGTAAGCTCGAGGGATCTCTATTTCTTCAGTAGCCTTGAAATTATCGTAGTAAGATATCTCTTTAGTAAATTCTTTACTGTCATCATACTTCAGGCGTTCACCACCTGTGACCTCGCTAGCTATATTTTCAGCTTCATAACCTTTAAAATCTCTCTTGCTCGGGTTTTCCTCGTCAACTTCAAATTTCAGTTTATAGTGTCTGTCTGTTAAATACTTTCTTTTCGCCTGGTTTCGTAAATCCTTGATTGTTGTTGATTCTTTGTCTGTGATCCTGATCATGGACTGCATCAATTCGTAGGTTCCATACACTCGCTTGTCATATCTTTTAAGCATGTGTGTTTCCACCATCATTCCCAGGGTATTCCATAAAGTGGTGTAGCCTGTGCTGTATCTGGGAGAATCCATAAACTGGGAAAAACCTGCTTCAGGAACATCATTGAAGACATTTACGTAAGGCGTGATATCCCAATTCTTGTTCTTTAAGGAATCCTCCAGAGCGGGCATCATGGTTTCATTTAAATATTTACCAAGATTCCCTCCAAGTTTGTCATGCTGAGTAAAAAGGTGGGTAAGTGTATACTGGTAATCTGCGCCATTACTTACATGATTATCAATAAATACTTCCGGGTCAACATAATGGAAAATCTCGTAGAAGGTTTGAGCATTTTTAGTATCGGCTTTTATGAAATCCCGGTTAAGATCATAGTTACGGGCATTTCCGCGGAAACCGTATTCCTTTGGGCCATTTTGATTGGTTCTTGTGCCTGAGTTACGATTTAATGCGCCCCCAACATTATAAATAGGAATTGTAGCAACAATCGTATTCTTTGGTGAGTTAATAGAATCTCCAGCCATATCTCTAAAGAGCATCATGGTCGCATCGATACCATCACTCTCCCCAGGATGAATTCCGTTATTGATAAGAATAAAACTATGAGACTTACGTATTTTGTCCAGGTCAAATTCTCCATCGGCATTGTAAATGGCAAGGTGCAAAGGATAGCCGCTATCTGTGCTTCCAAATTCAATAAGGTCTACGGAAGGATACGCTTCAGCAAGTTTTTCGTAATAGCTAATAACTTCCTCGTAGGTGCCAGTTTCCTTACCACCAGATTTTTCGAAACGCGTTTCGAAATCGTAATCCTTAACCAATTTGTATTTCGAAAAGTCGCAAGAACTAAAGCTGATTGCCAGCCCCAATATCAACCACAATTTTTTCATAAATATTTCTAAAAATGGAAGCGTAAACTTAGTTAAAAACTGACACTATTGCTAAAAATGAAAGCATTTCTAGCAGGTTGCAGGTCGATGTTAAATTAAAACTAATCCCTTCCCCAGTTTACTGCAGCTATATAAAACAGGTTATTTTTGTTGAAAACTGAAAGATGAGAAAGAATGTAAGAAATCTATGTTTAGCCGGTACCGTCCTGTTTTCGGTAAATATGATGGGTCAGGCTATCGAGAATCTAAGTGAGGAGAAAAAGAATGAATTGGCTCAATCTGGACCAGATATCGTTAAAACTACCGTTGGGGAACTGAAACTACCAGCG contains:
- a CDS encoding NUDIX domain-containing protein; this encodes MYKVFVNDIPIIISTRKDFGGNYKNYRLKTVRLKKIVRKILDGRLTHVNLYNKDETKLLDLLLKKMKVVTAAGGMVINSKEEILFIYRNHRWDLPKGKTEKDESIEDSAIREVEEETGVQGLEIKRFITRTFHIFKRNGKLRLKETYWYEMYTEYEGDLVPEAKEGIKKAKWKNYEKTQKALTKSYANILMLFPERYLAGQSKDRIA
- a CDS encoding M14 family metallopeptidase; translation: MKKLWLILGLAISFSSCDFSKYKLVKDYDFETRFEKSGGKETGTYEEVISYYEKLAEAYPSVDLIEFGSTDSGYPLHLAIYNADGEFDLDKIRKSHSFILINNGIHPGESDGIDATMMLFRDMAGDSINSPKNTIVATIPIYNVGGALNRNSGTRTNQNGPKEYGFRGNARNYDLNRDFIKADTKNAQTFYEIFHYVDPEVFIDNHVSNGADYQYTLTHLFTQHDKLGGNLGKYLNETMMPALEDSLKNKNWDITPYVNVFNDVPEAGFSQFMDSPRYSTGYTTLWNTLGMMVETHMLKRYDKRVYGTYELMQSMIRITDKESTTIKDLRNQAKRKYLTDRHYKLKFEVDEENPSKRDFKGYEAENIASEVTGGERLKYDDSKEFTKEISYYDNFKATEEIEIPRAYVIPQGWWQVVDRLKMNNIKMEPLDRDTLIQVEVYKIEDYDTSKNPYEGHYPHQNTKVSKTTEEVRFRKGDFLVTTFQDGARYLLETLEPSATDSFFNWNFFDTVLQQKEGFSPYVFEDKAKELLDSDAELQKEFDQKKREDADFRNNWYAQLDWLHKQSSNYEEAHLRYPIFRLPR